A genomic stretch from Candidatus Binataceae bacterium includes:
- a CDS encoding LLM class flavin-dependent oxidoreductase, with product MAQAKTQFAIFLIQTGRSFEAMLEAARASEQLGYHSLWVADHMWNLANPNSDYLECLSLMTGLLAKTERVRIGALVICSLYRNPALLAKALASLDHVGRGRLEIGLGAGWMRPEFIAYGYDFPPIGVRLKRLEDTLRIVKALFSEEPAATVAGHFHRVTEAYNFPKPIQKPHPPITIGGNGKRVMLRIVAQYADRWNITAGYDNLDELIAILKQHCQSVGRDFGSLQLSEQLLVCIGRDQAEVAQRWQSAARLRPFSLTGIKGTPTEIVAALRARIAKGISMFTVIPAEPVADTMKLFAEQVMPEFK from the coding sequence ATGGCGCAAGCCAAGACCCAATTCGCAATTTTTCTGATCCAGACCGGCCGCTCCTTCGAAGCGATGCTGGAGGCGGCGCGAGCCAGCGAGCAGCTCGGCTACCATTCGTTATGGGTGGCCGACCATATGTGGAACCTGGCCAATCCCAATAGCGACTACCTGGAGTGCCTGTCCCTGATGACGGGCCTGTTAGCCAAGACCGAACGGGTGCGAATCGGCGCCCTGGTCATCTGCAGCCTGTATCGCAATCCAGCGCTGTTGGCCAAAGCCTTGGCTAGCCTGGACCATGTTGGCCGGGGCCGGCTGGAAATTGGTCTGGGAGCGGGTTGGATGCGTCCAGAGTTCATCGCCTACGGCTACGACTTTCCACCGATCGGGGTACGGCTCAAGCGACTGGAAGACACCTTGCGCATCGTCAAGGCGTTGTTCAGCGAAGAACCCGCCGCCACGGTGGCGGGGCATTTCCATCGCGTGACCGAGGCCTACAACTTCCCCAAACCGATTCAAAAACCCCATCCCCCGATTACCATCGGCGGCAACGGCAAGCGGGTGATGCTGCGAATCGTGGCGCAGTATGCCGATCGCTGGAATATTACCGCCGGTTACGACAATCTCGACGAACTGATCGCCATCCTCAAGCAGCATTGCCAGAGCGTGGGCCGCGATTTCGGCTCGTTGCAGCTCTCCGAGCAACTGCTGGTGTGCATCGGACGCGATCAGGCTGAAGTGGCCCAGCGCTGGCAGAGCGCTGCGCGCCTGCGACCGTTTTCGCTGACTGGGATCAAGGGCACGCCAACCGAGATCGTCGCCGCCCTGCGGGCTCGAATCGCCAAAGGAATTAGCATGTTCACGGTGATCCCGGCCGAACCCGTGGCCGATACCATGAAGCTGTTCGCGGAACAGGTAATGCCCGAATTCAAATAG
- a CDS encoding LLM class flavin-dependent oxidoreductase has protein sequence MAVQQRPIEFGLFLHQIGYSVDQALAKVQAAERLGYHSVWFADHFWGSADPKADHLECLTLMTAAAVHSQRLRIGSLVICNGFRNPALLAKTLTSMDHISGGRIEIGLGIGWKKEEFLAYGYEYPDNPVRLRQLEDSLRIMQALFHQPKATVEGRYFRIDEALNFPKPLQQPHPPITLGGAGKQVMLKLVAKYADNWNIPGGHGDLDDLIATLRGHCQAVGRDFASLGIAETVLVALGESERQARDKWLAVQKDPFAPNAIKGTAEQVIAAFKARIAKGINRFVIKFADGMTPPVFEDFARAVMPALR, from the coding sequence GTGGCAGTACAACAACGACCAATCGAGTTCGGCCTGTTCCTCCATCAGATCGGTTACAGCGTGGACCAGGCCCTGGCCAAGGTGCAGGCGGCGGAGCGACTGGGCTACCATTCGGTCTGGTTCGCCGATCACTTTTGGGGTAGTGCGGATCCCAAGGCAGACCACCTGGAATGCCTGACTCTGATGACGGCGGCGGCGGTTCACAGCCAGCGGCTGCGGATCGGATCGCTGGTCATCTGCAATGGTTTTCGCAACCCCGCGCTGTTGGCCAAGACTTTGACTAGCATGGATCACATCAGCGGGGGCCGCATAGAAATCGGCCTGGGAATAGGCTGGAAGAAGGAGGAGTTCCTGGCCTATGGCTACGAGTATCCCGATAACCCCGTCCGCTTGCGCCAACTGGAGGATTCCCTGCGCATCATGCAGGCGCTGTTTCATCAGCCCAAAGCCACCGTGGAAGGCCGCTACTTCCGCATCGACGAGGCGCTCAACTTTCCCAAGCCCCTCCAGCAGCCCCATCCGCCGATCACTCTGGGCGGCGCGGGCAAGCAGGTAATGCTCAAGCTGGTGGCCAAGTATGCCGACAACTGGAACATCCCCGGCGGCCACGGCGACCTCGATGATCTGATCGCCACTTTGCGCGGCCATTGCCAAGCCGTGGGACGCGATTTCGCCTCGCTGGGAATCGCCGAGACCGTGCTGGTAGCGCTGGGCGAAAGCGAACGCCAGGCTCGCGACAAGTGGCTGGCGGTGCAGAAAGACCCCTTCGCACCCAACGCCATCAAGGGCACGGCGGAGCAGGTGATTGCGGCCTTCAAGGCTCGTATCGCTAAGGGAATCAATCGCTTTGTGATCAAATTCGCCGACGGCATGACTCCGCCGGTGTTTGAGGATTTCGCTCGCGCCGTGATGCCCGCCTTGCGCTAA
- a CDS encoding TVP38/TMEM64 family protein yields the protein MNQRLLAVVKILLVAAIVAAITYLLVAHQEWFRDPRRIRTEIVGWGAWGPVGFMLLYAFGPSLLVPGAVMTVAAGLAFGTIKGALFAVAGADVGALVAFGAGRFLGKDFVSRVVGQRFQGALERIARNGFQIIFYLRIFPVIPYNALNLLAGASPIRFRDYFWASVIGMIPGTVLFAFLGNELWHPTSPRFMLAVGLIILCFAGGEFYRRWRLVRSPV from the coding sequence ATGAATCAACGGTTGCTTGCCGTAGTAAAGATCCTGTTGGTTGCGGCCATTGTAGCTGCAATCACCTATTTGCTGGTGGCGCATCAGGAGTGGTTTCGCGATCCCCGCCGAATTCGCACTGAGATCGTGGGTTGGGGTGCCTGGGGTCCGGTCGGATTCATGTTGCTGTATGCTTTTGGTCCCTCGCTGCTGGTTCCGGGAGCGGTAATGACGGTGGCGGCGGGGTTGGCTTTCGGCACAATCAAGGGCGCGTTGTTCGCGGTCGCCGGCGCGGACGTTGGGGCGCTGGTGGCGTTTGGTGCCGGCCGTTTTTTGGGCAAAGATTTCGTTAGCCGAGTAGTTGGCCAGCGCTTTCAGGGTGCCTTGGAACGGATCGCCCGCAACGGCTTTCAAATTATCTTTTACCTGCGGATTTTCCCCGTTATCCCCTACAATGCCCTGAATCTGCTCGCCGGTGCTTCGCCTATCCGCTTTCGCGATTACTTCTGGGCCAGCGTCATTGGGATGATTCCCGGCACCGTGCTGTTTGCCTTTTTGGGCAACGAGCTATGGCATCCCACTTCGCCCCGTTTCATGCTGGCCGTCGGACTGATCATCTTGTGCTTCGCCGGAGGTGAGTTTTATCGGCGATGGAGGCTAGTGCGCTCTCCGGTCTGA
- a CDS encoding aminotransferase class I/II-fold pyridoxal phosphate-dependent enzyme has product MPTQIAVKTKHFTQSVIRTMTRRAVALGAVNLAQGFPDFPAPTMLKEAAKRAIEEDYNQYAVTYGTARLRQAIAAKAAAFNRIVHDPEREITVTCGSTEAMIATLLAVINPGDEVVVFEPYYENYGPDILIAGATPRYVTLREPDFAIDPQELRAAFSARTKAIIVNTPHNPSGKVFSFDELELIAELCQHFDTLAITDEIYEYITYDDARHISLGSLPGMADRTITISGLSKTYSITGWRLAYALAAPRLTGAIRQVHDFLTVCAPHPLQEAGALAMGLPESFYADLRGSYALKRAALFEALSAAGFRCRQPRGAYYIMAEVDGMGFADDVAAANFLLESAGIAAVPGSSFFSRPELGRHLLRFTFSKSEETLRQAAARLALLPDKLRAR; this is encoded by the coding sequence ATGCCGACTCAGATCGCCGTCAAAACCAAGCATTTCACTCAATCCGTAATTCGCACCATGACCCGCCGCGCAGTGGCCCTGGGCGCCGTCAACCTGGCCCAGGGCTTTCCCGATTTTCCCGCCCCGACGATGCTCAAGGAGGCAGCCAAACGGGCAATCGAGGAGGATTATAACCAGTATGCGGTCACCTACGGCACGGCCAGACTGCGCCAGGCGATCGCCGCCAAGGCTGCCGCCTTCAACCGTATCGTGCATGACCCGGAGCGCGAAATCACGGTGACTTGCGGCTCGACCGAAGCAATGATCGCCACCTTGCTGGCGGTGATCAATCCGGGCGACGAAGTAGTGGTGTTCGAGCCGTATTACGAAAATTACGGCCCCGATATCCTGATCGCTGGTGCCACGCCACGCTATGTGACCTTGCGCGAGCCCGACTTCGCCATCGATCCGCAGGAGTTGCGTGCGGCCTTTTCCGCTCGCACCAAGGCGATTATCGTTAATACCCCGCACAATCCCAGCGGCAAGGTTTTCTCATTTGACGAGCTGGAATTGATTGCCGAACTGTGCCAGCACTTTGATACCTTAGCGATAACCGATGAAATCTACGAATACATAACCTACGACGATGCGCGGCACATCTCGCTGGGCAGTTTGCCCGGGATGGCCGACCGCACGATTACGATTAGCGGCCTCTCCAAGACCTATTCAATTACCGGCTGGCGGCTGGCCTACGCGCTGGCCGCGCCTCGGCTCACCGGCGCTATCCGCCAAGTCCACGATTTTCTTACTGTTTGTGCGCCTCATCCCTTGCAGGAGGCGGGTGCGCTGGCGATGGGCTTGCCGGAGTCGTTTTACGCCGACTTGCGCGGCTCTTATGCGCTCAAACGCGCGGCCCTGTTTGAGGCTCTCAGCGCCGCAGGGTTTCGCTGCCGCCAGCCGCGGGGCGCCTATTACATCATGGCGGAAGTGGATGGGATGGGCTTTGCCGATGACGTTGCGGCCGCCAACTTTCTGCTGGAGAGCGCCGGGATCGCGGCGGTACCGGGCAGCAGCTTCTTCAGCAGGCCCGAGCTCGGGCGCCATCTCCTGCGCTTTACCTTTTCCAAGAGCGAAGAGACGCTGCGCCAGGCCGCCGCACGCTTGGCCCTACTGCCCGATAAGCTGCGCGCTCGCTGA